GTTTAAAACTCTCTTCGAGTGATATGAAGAGACTCAAGTATCGTTCAACTCACCCTCAATGTATATAGCTTTATCCCTTCCCGATCTTCTTCGAATGGTGATCACAAATGCAATCATCATTTAGTGGATGTAATTTGTATTCTTTCcaacaagaaaatattatttatcttgtaataataaatcggtttatttaaataccataataatgataatcaactttcataaaatatttcttaaattataaataaaaattaaaaaaaaaattctgttaaactatttttttttgtgcctttaaatttttaatctaatttaaaatatatatttccaaaaaaatattatgaattttttctcaattctcagaaaatttcgatgaactaaaattttaagattttattttaaatagaaattttattattgtataaaatttaatttttataaaaaaactaaaaaatttaaaaattaaatttaatataaaataatataatatataataatataatatattaatatattataataataaaacagtttaatttaaatatttatttaaatatttgaattttcataatttattttaaatatggtGCTTTAGACATAGATCAAAGCGCCCCCACGATCATCGcataattcaataatctttaacacaattagatattaaaagataaataaaaagtttttttatatatatttattcttatatgcCTAATCTGTATCTATGTACCATGTTTTTAGTTATAATCTGTTTTTATCAACTCAGTGAGAAAACATGTTTTAATCGCGCCAATTGCAGAAATCATATTCGAACGccatctttattaatttgtaaaagcaTCCTTATGTAGTGTATATggccaataaaatttttagtgaaaAATTACATTGGCAAATTGTGTTTATTGCTATatgttactattttattttacatgggCACAAATAACAaagattatcaaataataaaaaacgcagaatttaaaaaagttattttaataaaatggcaaaactttattcatattatacatTGTGTCCCCTTATTgatgaacaaaatttattaggtGTTGAGAGAGATTCAGAAACCGGATGTGCAATCGTAACGTTAGGAAGAAATATTGTAATCCGATATAAGgtaaaatattgcattaataatatttataatataattatttattattatgtgtaatcaatataattctatttacagTTGCAAGATTTAAAGCAATTGGGTAGTTGGACTAGTAAAGATCGATTAACAACACAAGTTATTTACAATGAAATAACACATCAATATGCTGCAGTatttaacgagaaaaaaatacgtCTTTGGTCTGCTGAAGAAACAGATTTAAATAGCATCAAAGgctataaatttcaatctgcTTTGCATACTATTCTTACACTTGAAGGCTGTCCACCTGTATTGGTACGCAAAGATGGAGCTACTGCTTCATTAGAAAGAGCtatacaaaatagaaaatcatgGTCCAAGgaaggaatattaaatataaatgaaaaactttTAGAATGTTATCTAATTCAtactaatgataaaataaatttatgtatgttAACTGAAATTGAAGGAACATACCATTGTGTTATAGTTAAGCTAAATAATGACACCTATACTGAAGAAAAGgattatatgaaaagaatagAATTGAAACGAAGAGCAGAAGAATTAGTTGGCCATACAATACtgcaaagtaaaaataaagctTGTCTTTTAACATTATGTAAGTTAAtgtaattactattttttaattttctttcaaaatttaaattacatctaaattaattttgtatctttcttttattattcaggGTCACATGGTAGATTATATAGTCATCCTTTAGTGGaaacaaataatgaaagtggtttaagtatattaattggtattattactaatattaatactaaacATCCTGTAATTATGACATCTCTAAATGACGCAACTATAGCAGTTTATGGAGCTGATGTTTCTGAAGAAGGGGccatattaatgatttacaatgtacaattcaaattaatacaaGATGcacagaaattgaaattatatacaaaagatGCAAAACTATGGAAAATTGAGGATAAATTATTGCTTGCTGCTAATAGACATTTAGCAATTGCACCTTTTCATTTAGCACCTCAGAAAATAGCAACTTTACTTGGATCATCCttacgttttaaaaatgatgatgataatattgaaaataatgaaattgttgTAATACAAGAGTCAACAATAACCCAATgggaaaagaatggaaaagctTCTATTAAACCAAAAATCcatattccaattaaaatttctgaacAAGTGTCATCTTACATAAGTGAAGGATTGAGTGATGCTGCaatacaagaaatattaatcccACAATTAATAGAGTCCAAAGATGTAGAAGCAATTATATggtgtttaaataattttaaagatttaccagaaaaattattaactgatcttttaatttttgcactAAGAAATCctgatgaaacatttttaccATTACAGAATGGTACAGATCATAATTTGATAACCAAAAACTtatattcaagaaataattttcttgataaaatttttagtcttacttattctgatatttttttatcctcaTTTCTTAAAAGTggtttgaattttaatgaaattcttcgattattacattatttaatacaaaaattagatGCTGAAGATTTTTATCATGATATTGCACAGCAACCAACCGATAAACAATTGTATGAATGGTCCAGTCTTTTGTTAGAATCTCATTATCAACATTATGTATTATCACAAGATCCAGAAGTATCACTGCTACttaataaacttaattatGTTTTAGATAATCatgtaagttttatatatagttgtaattcaattaaaataatgtaaaattgttgtagtaattattaaataagtttttttacttattattaaataagaaattttctatattaataaattttcttttcagttACAAGTATTTAAAGATATGGAAAACATGAGACCCATTTTAATAAGAACAATTAATGGGAAGTCATCTAaactaatacaaaaaaattgtaataaattttatacaatagaagaaataaaactctattaataatgtaacataaaataatttctaataataattcaaatgtatacatgtaaatatctttaacattaattatttcttacaacattgttaatatgtaaataaaattgtaaaatacttttaaatattatatatatataacttaataatgcatttttagaaaaagattaaaaataatatatataaaaacaaaaactggaaataaagaatttttatttttattcatatctaCAGAATTACATTTACTGCAATGAAATGcacacaaatattaaatatcttgtaCCAATTTTGATTGGCaatttaatctcaatttcttgaaaaaaattgatatttgtttcagtagttcgttatttatttctttaaaaatctactaagtctattttaattcatcaatATATGGTACAGTCTTCAAATTGCCAATAGCAGCTACagataattttcctttaataaGTTTGTCTGCAATCtagaaaacatttatttatattaatattgttgaaaaatgcaataatacaataatatagaaagaattatACTATAGATAAACATACATCTTTAACATCAGATGcggaaattttatcaatgtcATTAGCTAATGATGTTGGTGAAGAAACTTTCCCTTTAAGCACAGCTTGTTGTTGCATACTTTCTAATAAACAAAGTGAATTATCTGCTGCATCCAGAATTTcagtttttaatatgtttttaccACGAGTAATATCATCATCAGATAACTTAAAACATTTCAACCATTCGTAGGCTGCTTTTGtcaactataaatataataaaaattaatataatatatatatggaaattattttattataattataatgttttgtATAACTTACAAATCCTGCTACATTAGATGTTGAGCATAAAACAACCCCAAAAAGTCCTGAATCTGTATAGCTAGCATTAAAAGTTGATAAACAAAATGGTTCTCTGCCTGCAGCAgttgaaatttgtttatgcAAAGAACTAGGACTAGATCCCCATTTAACTCTTGGTCCACTACCAGATGCTCTTTGAAGTATTGCACACGCTAATGcatctttctcatttttcaaGCTTACACCTTCTACTGCTATTGCCACAGTAGTCAAATCTGTTCCAGTTTCTTTACGAATTTCTCCACCATAATATTTTGATGCTTCGTTTGTATTATCTGTTGATTCAATACTTAAATTTGATCCTAAAGCAGTAAGCTCTGATAGAGAAACACCAGTACCAACAACTGCACATCTAGGTGCAGTACACCAAGTATTGACAAAATGTtgtaactataaataaaaaataaatcataagatCATTATTTggcagaaattttatattatataaaaattattatacttacacTTTCTGTACCAATTTTACCTAATTGATATTCTGgacaaaaaagagaatatcCAAGTCCACTACGATAAGCTGCTTTATGTAAAAGTTCTAATATTAGAACTGCATCAGATAAAGAAAAGAGTTCGTATTTTAATCTGGGCAACTCATCAGCTATTTCCCAtggtttaaaaatttgtttagtaGCAGCAAATTCCAGATATTGAAGAGCATCTactctattaataaaaagcaaataatttataaaaaaaatttcattttaatgcaaatagcaaataaaaaaaatcttacaaaTTGTTTTTAGTAATTTGCAAAGTATATGCTATACTTTCACGATCAACAGtagttattaaatttccacCACGttgttgaatatttcttgttaTGGCAAAACTGGTTGCACAAGATGTACTTAATCCTGCAGCTATTCGCAAATAATGTGCTGTGCCTTGTGTATCATGTGTTTCATTTCGTGATCCagctctataaataaaatatttatatataatattaatatataaaaaatattatgattgatatatataacttatttagattttgaatACCTGAATACAATAGAAACTTGTGCAATTGGAGCATGATTATCATAAGCAGCAACAGTaactttattgtttaaaactttaatttcagGAGCTAGTGCAGCACATTTTGATACAGTTGCTGCAACTGCATAATGTCTAacctaatatatattaaaaaacgtttttaattttaatatatatttatctttatattttttcatatctttttcattttttatttttaaatttttaaattagaaaagaaaactatttttaaaatatatttgcatttaaaagaaatgctataaaaacaattgttagaaaattataaagataaaataaaaagaaaatattaaatatttaattgaagaaagaatatagTTAGTTACTTAATACACTGTAGTCTATCTAACTAATGCGACAGAAATTGACGTACCGAACAGTATCGACCcgtttatataacatttaaataactgatcttatcttaatatataataaacgacattttttaataattaaaaaaaagaaaaaggagaattattatttaccgtAGGATATAGCAAAGAAGACCGCACAACCGAGCTAAccatttttttgctttttggaaacctttctttaaaaagagaatatattataaaacgataCCGACGAACAACTGCAAAACTAGGGATCTCAGCTCGACTCGGCTCGTATATATCAtatgctttatatatatacgtatcgtTGAATAGAGAGGaacattttgataatataagtCGATGTCGCTGCATTCAGAAGCGCGAAGATGTGcgtcaatttaaataaaaatacgatgaTCAATgaggttaataaataatattataactttttctttctgtaaTTTTTAGTTGacaatagttataataaaaaaatataacttttataattgtttttatttatttttattatttttatcatttattccattaattcTTTTACCATATTAAGAAATCCAATACAAATGTATGTATTCGTGTTATATTTGTACTTATGAACATTGTTGTTTTATGTAATTGTAGCtagtaatattgtatataaatacataaatactaaaaaagaaataattttcttgattatttctgttattatttgaaataaaaagaaatataagtaataaattataaagtgtataattattaattaaaatataacaggAAGCCCtaaattgcaaaaatctaatatatataatatataatataatatataatataaaaaataaattaaatattaatattattaagaaggtaaacaattaatcgaaatttacttcaaaaattaaaaatttataattgcattatttaaGAAGGACGTGCAACATACACACATTCAATTATATGCATACAtactttcaattatatatgctTGCATACATCATACAtgcatacataaaattatatatatttatatatctatctattgTTAAttctacgaatatttttatataatacaaaataatcggTGCGCTTATATTAAAACTGTACATATACGATAAATATCTTATCTATTTGGCACAAAGGTTgcacaatttttcattctttggTACTTACTAGCAAATAATTAgcaaaaaagattgaaaaaagcTGTAAACTACatgtattttgttatatactttttaaataagttcggttgttattattactaatcttaattaatatatatatatatatatatatatatgcttatatttattttaacaacatttcgaaattgaaaaattttgtttatgcaaattaaataatcgttgCAATTTTGATGTAGTATAGACATTTATAATGTCTAATATATGATAACTAATATTACTTCGAATGTAATATGAGAGTgactagaataaaaataaacgtttaAGTGTCAATATCACCATATAAATAGACTTATAACTATCGTTAGGCATCGATTGATTTATTTCGCAGATTGTGAACCGTCATAATGACCGAAATTAcaattcacaatatttttcgAGAG
This region of Apis mellifera strain DH4 linkage group LG14, Amel_HAv3.1, whole genome shotgun sequence genomic DNA includes:
- the LOC727174 gene encoding nucleolar protein 11, which translates into the protein MAKLYSYYTLCPLIDEQNLLGVERDSETGCAIVTLGRNIVIRYKLQDLKQLGSWTSKDRLTTQVIYNEITHQYAAVFNEKKIRLWSAEETDLNSIKGYKFQSALHTILTLEGCPPVLVRKDGATASLERAIQNRKSWSKEGILNINEKLLECYLIHTNDKINLCMLTEIEGTYHCVIVKLNNDTYTEEKDYMKRIELKRRAEELVGHTILQSKNKACLLTLWSHGRLYSHPLVETNNESGLSILIGIITNINTKHPVIMTSLNDATIAVYGADVSEEGAILMIYNVQFKLIQDAQKLKLYTKDAKLWKIEDKLLLAANRHLAIAPFHLAPQKIATLLGSSLRFKNDDDNIENNEIVVIQESTITQWEKNGKASIKPKIHIPIKISEQVSSYISEGLSDAAIQEILIPQLIESKDVEAIIWCLNNFKDLPEKLLTDLLIFALRNPDETFLPLQNGTDHNLITKNLYSRNNFLDKIFSLTYSDIFLSSFLKSGLNFNEILRLLHYLIQKLDAEDFYHDIAQQPTDKQLYEWSSLLLESHYQHYVLSQDPEVSLLLNKLNYVLDNHLQVFKDMENMRPILIRTINGKSSKLIQKNCNKFYTIEEIKLY
- the LOC552671 gene encoding cytochrome b-c1 complex subunit 2, mitochondrial, whose amino-acid sequence is MVSSVVRSSLLYPTVRHYAVAATVSKCAALAPEIKVLNNKVTVAAYDNHAPIAQVSIVFRAGSRNETHDTQGTAHYLRIAAGLSTSCATSFAITRNIQQRGGNLITTVDRESIAYTLQITKNNLVDALQYLEFAATKQIFKPWEIADELPRLKYELFSLSDAVLILELLHKAAYRSGLGYSLFCPEYQLGKIGTESLQHFVNTWCTAPRCAVVGTGVSLSELTALGSNLSIESTDNTNEASKYYGGEIRKETGTDLTTVAIAVEGVSLKNEKDALACAILQRASGSGPRVKWGSSPSSLHKQISTAAGREPFCLSTFNASYTDSGLFGVVLCSTSNVAGFLTKAAYEWLKCFKLSDDDITRGKNILKTEILDAADNSLCLLESMQQQAVLKGKVSSPTSLANDIDKISASDVKDIADKLIKGKLSVAAIGNLKTVPYIDELK